The Methanocella arvoryzae MRE50 genome includes a region encoding these proteins:
- a CDS encoding chromosome condensation regulator RCC1: MALSTTASAITVTEVCALDSSGYAIGADGDLWVWGYFLGEKYVHPTKVPLIDHVKMVASGVGGAVVLKDDGTVWAWGMMPASQAGSYPGENSTTPVQINIADVKSIASTGNTVYMVKTDGSLWMCGRELCLSFDDIRHSEYTLEPVQLSIGNVSRVVPTISFVYVQKDDGSWWSWGENRDYQLNDGTNVSRELPVQMQLDNVKLVCPQSICFGINDYYMSDSSVLALDGTGQVYGWGKNNFWVSGDSKFPTYDGTNDDGDPLGYVVPSPHPVPGMSDVREIDSGVGYYVALKKDGTIWAWGSNPNCYDGQASLDSNTPVQLSGFSDIVAISTGDMHLLAVKNDGTVWAWGSNCFGELGNGEISQYGGKPYAVQVTDLYVDLPGDASSVSVSSTPTPVPDNTTGPVQEADSTGTPTPAIVTTASPTPVPLPDVSPVPATGFDFSALAVLGCLLVTAGITAGFLGRKREGQ; the protein is encoded by the coding sequence GTGGCTCTGTCAACGACGGCCAGTGCGATCACGGTAACGGAAGTCTGCGCACTGGACTCGTCAGGTTATGCAATCGGCGCTGACGGTGATCTCTGGGTGTGGGGATATTTCCTCGGGGAGAAGTACGTGCACCCGACTAAAGTACCTTTAATCGATCACGTGAAGATGGTTGCTTCTGGAGTAGGGGGCGCGGTAGTATTGAAAGACGATGGTACAGTATGGGCATGGGGAATGATGCCTGCCAGCCAGGCTGGTTCTTATCCCGGGGAAAATAGCACTACGCCTGTCCAGATCAATATCGCTGATGTAAAATCTATCGCCAGCACAGGAAACACGGTTTATATGGTGAAAACTGATGGCAGCCTCTGGATGTGCGGGAGAGAGCTATGTCTAAGCTTTGACGACATCAGGCATTCCGAATATACTCTCGAGCCTGTACAGCTGTCGATCGGTAATGTCAGCAGAGTGGTACCGACGATAAGCTTTGTTTACGTGCAGAAAGATGATGGTTCCTGGTGGAGCTGGGGGGAAAACAGGGATTACCAGCTGAACGACGGTACCAACGTCAGCAGGGAATTGCCTGTACAGATGCAGCTTGACAACGTTAAGCTGGTCTGTCCCCAGTCGATATGTTTTGGTATCAATGATTATTATATGTCTGATTCCAGCGTGCTGGCCCTCGACGGTACTGGCCAGGTGTATGGCTGGGGCAAGAATAACTTCTGGGTTTCCGGAGACTCGAAATTTCCGACGTACGATGGTACGAACGATGATGGGGATCCTCTGGGATACGTCGTCCCATCCCCACATCCTGTGCCGGGAATGAGTGATGTCAGGGAAATTGATAGTGGAGTAGGCTATTATGTGGCTTTGAAGAAGGATGGAACAATATGGGCGTGGGGTAGCAATCCGAATTGCTATGACGGGCAAGCTTCGCTCGACAGCAATACGCCTGTGCAGCTATCAGGCTTTTCGGACATCGTAGCTATTAGCACTGGCGACATGCATTTGCTGGCCGTTAAAAATGATGGCACAGTATGGGCATGGGGTTCAAATTGTTTCGGCGAACTGGGTAATGGAGAAATATCACAGTACGGAGGTAAACCCTATGCTGTACAGGTGACCGATCTCTACGTCGATTTGCCCGGTGATGCAAGTTCTGTCTCAGTATCCTCGACACCGACTCCAGTACCCGACAATACTACAGGCCCGGTGCAAGAAGCAGATTCTACAGGAACTCCCACTCCTGCCATTGTAACGACGGCATCTCCGACCCCGGTACCATTACCTGACGTATCACCAGTACCTGCGACCGGTTTTGACTTTAGCGCACTGGCAGTACTTGGCTGTCTGCTCGTGACGGCCGGGATTACGGCAGGATTCCTGGGTAGAAAAAGAGAAGGCCAGTAG
- a CDS encoding ABC transporter permease yields MTAPSRLSATCYVAKNEFARVYYHPLTPVIILLLTFLAILNGAGGTAATIGGGHTEKGLYYCLGQTFMFTAVYCSVVAVFVGVISIAEERRNHSLNVLLSKPLYRQDLIVGKLLGLNVYMLFVIVYSLLLAAVALSLLYKMPADPADFLSRIAIYALIAMVYASLSLTIAMFIGAVIKDLLISTSLAVAYIFIDGYVGWTWLLPWLSNFSPKSAMCSLYISKAASLQSVSLTMGEWFDANLVNLFFFVAAIVLACLATMAIYTKGDIV; encoded by the coding sequence ATGACCGCTCCCTCCCGGCTATCCGCTACATGCTACGTAGCAAAAAATGAGTTTGCGCGAGTATATTATCACCCGCTTACCCCGGTAATTATACTCCTGTTGACTTTCCTGGCGATACTCAACGGCGCCGGAGGGACGGCTGCAACGATCGGTGGCGGCCATACGGAGAAGGGGCTGTATTATTGCCTCGGCCAGACGTTCATGTTCACGGCCGTGTACTGTTCCGTGGTAGCAGTCTTCGTCGGTGTCATTTCTATCGCTGAGGAGCGGAGAAACCATTCCCTGAACGTCCTCCTGTCTAAGCCGCTATACAGGCAGGATTTGATCGTCGGAAAGCTCCTGGGCTTGAACGTGTATATGCTGTTCGTTATCGTATACAGCCTGCTTCTTGCAGCGGTGGCTCTCTCCCTTCTTTACAAGATGCCCGCAGACCCGGCGGACTTTCTCTCGAGGATCGCCATATATGCGCTGATTGCCATGGTCTACGCATCTTTGAGTTTGACAATCGCCATGTTCATCGGCGCGGTCATCAAAGACCTGCTGATCTCGACGTCCCTGGCGGTGGCGTACATTTTCATCGACGGCTACGTCGGATGGACATGGCTGCTTCCCTGGCTGAGCAACTTCAGCCCAAAATCTGCGATGTGCAGCCTGTATATCAGTAAGGCAGCCAGCCTGCAGAGCGTCTCTTTGACCATGGGCGAGTGGTTCGACGCTAATCTGGTCAACCTGTTTTTCTTTGTGGCAGCGATCGTTCTCGCCTGCCTGGCTACAATGGCAATCTATACGAAAGGTGATATTGTATGA
- a CDS encoding ABC transporter permease, with product MVRNVFVIAGNEFGNLARSKLMLITGAIYFLLFAKCLIELRPPGDEAYTQTLFYYHMLGGKDSDYYTGIMLVNIMHVLTFYGSFLGIILGVCTVAIERYGNTLNTLVVKPLYRDTIINGKLLGCSMFILSVFVVTILAYTGYITIAWGEAFSPLAGEYLIRLPIVALISLIYVLMFFSAALLISLLFTDLAFALILSTIFKFFMIDSLSGEISGKLSGLLGWSVVNPPFLEYIPDGIMSSIFKGPVQADSILNPASDLLSTLCAALPNIVKLATYVLVVIVVSYIAFLRRDVT from the coding sequence ATGGTGAGAAATGTCTTTGTCATCGCCGGAAACGAGTTTGGTAACCTGGCGAGGAGCAAGCTGATGCTAATAACAGGTGCGATATACTTTCTGTTATTCGCTAAATGCCTGATAGAACTGCGCCCGCCCGGAGACGAAGCCTACACCCAAACGCTATTTTACTACCATATGCTGGGCGGCAAGGATTCGGATTACTACACAGGTATCATGCTTGTAAACATCATGCACGTGCTCACGTTTTACGGGTCATTCTTAGGAATCATTCTCGGCGTTTGTACGGTGGCGATCGAGAGGTACGGCAATACGCTGAATACCCTGGTCGTCAAGCCATTATACAGGGATACGATCATCAATGGAAAGCTGCTTGGGTGCTCGATGTTTATTCTATCGGTCTTCGTGGTTACTATACTGGCATATACTGGTTACATAACAATAGCATGGGGGGAAGCCTTTTCGCCGCTGGCCGGGGAATACTTAATCAGGCTTCCCATAGTGGCATTAATTTCTCTGATCTACGTACTCATGTTCTTCTCGGCAGCATTGCTGATCTCTCTGCTGTTCACGGACCTTGCCTTTGCCCTGATACTCAGCACGATCTTCAAATTTTTCATGATCGACTCGCTGTCAGGCGAGATCTCCGGTAAGCTATCGGGCTTGTTAGGCTGGAGCGTGGTGAACCCGCCGTTCCTCGAGTACATACCGGACGGCATCATGAGCAGCATCTTCAAAGGCCCGGTTCAGGCCGACAGTATTCTTAATCCCGCCTCTGACCTACTTTCAACGCTGTGCGCGGCGCTGCCGAATATTGTAAAACTTGCCACGTATGTCCTCGTTGTAATAGTCGTGAGCTATATTGCGTTTTTACGGAGGGATGTGACATGA
- a CDS encoding histidine kinase dimerization/phosphoacceptor domain -containing protein, translating into MVLVITIVPIAFLTYNNDKVLTSDKDDQLKDKIHDVSALVEQVYNSKMAADQMEAIKLSQDPRMLPAIIEGNNSRVKQIVDEYSRKGQTNYIITVVDEQGIVIARSANNQSGDRTTNRLIYDALKGRGTSITDVLDSQVIESNNLSAQVNATQMSDGLAIINTEPIKNADGEIIGAVSISEVLNNNNEIVDYITEETNAYCSIFQNDTRIATTLMDSNNNKIIGTRVLPEISHEVLYNGKTVEGIYPINNLTLYTHYEPLRNADNVTVGMLFVGYNVEPGLQRLYHMQEQAIITALAASIIFISIGYIMVRTITRPIKRIVTIANSIAAGNLETPVETGASGGEIGELSVAIKQMVSYMVTNIKERINYNESILKGISDPMLVVDNEDRITFFNEPASSLTGFTQQEAIGQSLFNVLYSDREIHLRDIIRKKDVVRGFEMILRQRTGGKAIVRGSSSPIKDANGNDIGTIILLHDITKEREADEKIKASLREKEVLLKEIHHRVKNNLQIISSLLNLQSGYIKDKQSLGMFKESQNRVRSMALIHEKLYQSKDIARIDFAEYIKNLTGNLIRSYGTGAPVRLKINADSVSLGIDTAIPCGLIINEIVTNALKYAFPDNRVGEIRIELTQVEIDDNDNGHYRLVIADNGVGLPEGFDIRKTTSLGLQIVTTLTDQIKGHIEVKNGNGTEFIITFQDAKSKGRQGQ; encoded by the coding sequence TTGGTTTTAGTCATTACAATCGTCCCGATTGCTTTTTTAACATATAATAACGACAAAGTTCTCACATCAGACAAAGACGACCAGCTGAAGGATAAGATCCACGACGTATCGGCGCTGGTCGAACAGGTGTACAATTCCAAGATGGCCGCCGATCAGATGGAGGCTATCAAGCTAAGCCAGGACCCCCGTATGCTGCCCGCCATAATAGAGGGCAACAATAGCAGAGTCAAACAAATAGTCGATGAATATTCCAGGAAAGGCCAGACAAATTACATAATAACCGTAGTTGATGAGCAGGGCATCGTTATCGCCAGATCCGCGAATAATCAGTCTGGCGACAGAACTACTAACCGGCTCATCTATGATGCGCTGAAAGGCAGAGGGACGTCGATCACGGACGTGCTGGACAGCCAGGTGATCGAGTCAAACAATCTCTCCGCTCAGGTCAATGCCACCCAGATGAGCGACGGCCTCGCCATTATCAACACTGAGCCGATCAAGAACGCGGACGGAGAGATCATCGGCGCTGTCAGCATCTCTGAAGTCCTGAACAATAATAACGAAATAGTGGACTATATCACAGAGGAAACCAACGCGTACTGCTCGATCTTCCAGAATGACACCAGGATTGCCACTACGCTGATGGACAGCAACAACAACAAGATCATCGGCACCAGAGTGCTCCCCGAAATCTCACACGAGGTCCTGTACAATGGAAAGACCGTCGAGGGCATATACCCTATCAACAACCTGACTTTGTACACTCACTACGAGCCGCTGCGGAACGCAGATAACGTAACCGTAGGCATGCTCTTCGTAGGCTACAACGTGGAGCCCGGGCTGCAAAGGCTGTACCACATGCAGGAACAGGCGATTATCACGGCCCTGGCAGCCTCCATCATTTTCATTTCCATCGGCTACATCATGGTCCGGACTATCACCCGGCCCATCAAGCGCATTGTGACGATCGCCAACAGCATTGCCGCAGGCAACCTCGAGACGCCGGTAGAGACAGGCGCCAGCGGAGGCGAGATCGGCGAGCTCTCGGTCGCCATCAAGCAGATGGTCAGCTACATGGTGACCAACATCAAAGAGCGCATCAACTATAATGAATCGATCCTGAAGGGCATATCTGACCCGATGCTGGTCGTCGATAACGAGGACAGGATCACCTTCTTCAACGAGCCTGCATCCAGTCTCACCGGTTTCACCCAGCAGGAGGCGATCGGGCAAAGCCTGTTCAACGTGCTCTACTCTGACAGAGAAATTCACCTGAGGGATATCATCCGGAAGAAAGACGTCGTCCGGGGGTTCGAGATGATCCTGAGACAGAGGACTGGCGGCAAGGCGATTGTCCGGGGCAGCAGTTCTCCGATCAAAGATGCCAACGGGAACGATATAGGCACTATTATACTACTCCATGACATAACGAAAGAGCGCGAAGCAGATGAAAAGATCAAGGCGTCTCTTAGGGAGAAAGAAGTCCTCCTGAAGGAGATCCACCACCGGGTCAAGAACAACCTGCAGATCATCTCCAGCCTCCTCAACCTCCAGTCCGGCTATATTAAAGATAAACAGTCGCTGGGCATGTTCAAGGAGAGCCAGAACCGCGTCCGGTCCATGGCTTTAATCCACGAAAAGCTGTACCAGTCCAAGGATATCGCCAGGATAGATTTCGCCGAGTACATCAAGAACCTGACCGGCAACCTCATACGATCATATGGCACCGGCGCCCCGGTAAGGCTGAAGATCAATGCGGACTCAGTCTCGCTGGGCATAGATACCGCCATCCCCTGCGGCCTCATTATCAATGAGATAGTCACGAACGCGCTGAAATACGCATTCCCGGACAACCGTGTCGGCGAGATCAGAATCGAGCTTACACAGGTGGAGATCGACGATAACGACAACGGCCACTACCGGCTTGTGATTGCAGATAATGGAGTCGGCCTGCCAGAGGGCTTCGATATCCGTAAGACCACCAGCCTCGGTTTGCAAATTGTGACTACACTGACGGACCAGATCAAAGGCCACATAGAAGTCAAAAATGGCAATGGCACAGAATTTATCATCACGTTCCAGGATGCAAAGAGCAAAGGAAGGCAGGGGCAATAA
- a CDS encoding tetratricopeptide repeat protein — protein sequence MGILAVDRQGRQEAAMAHFEKGLKLYHDGKVDEAIVELRQAVRLDGRNARAQFTLAECLDRKNLADEAILHYREGLKTDGNNATAHFEFGNLLFRSGRVNDAIRQFMITLIVNPQYVSARYMLACCLEKKGLIAEALQEYRYILKTSPNLTEPRISSAQCMERLGRNLEAIGEYRAALESDPGRVDVRATLARLLEREGLIGDAIEEYRFITGQDPENIDFRLRLAGCLDRKGLIAEAIREYSAILRMSPENRAAASRLEKIRQDHARLSAVADRYFAIVAECSPEEDALFKRGVSLYVEGGYDDAIACFGYIADAAGPSEARAHFAGSLALIRKGVLDAAESGLKKAAWARDDFAEAHFLLGLLHERQGLLYEAFQAYGEALKHQPDLHEAKVRLRAVVGDQG from the coding sequence ATGGGAATTCTGGCAGTTGACAGGCAGGGCAGGCAGGAGGCCGCGATGGCTCATTTCGAGAAGGGCCTTAAGCTTTATCACGACGGCAAAGTAGACGAAGCCATAGTCGAGCTCAGGCAGGCCGTCAGGCTTGACGGCCGGAATGCCAGAGCCCAGTTTACCCTGGCCGAATGCCTGGACCGGAAAAACCTCGCCGACGAGGCAATTCTGCATTACCGGGAAGGCCTGAAGACAGACGGCAATAATGCTACAGCCCACTTCGAGTTCGGCAACCTGCTTTTCAGGAGCGGCAGGGTCAACGATGCCATCAGGCAGTTCATGATCACCCTCATCGTCAATCCCCAGTACGTTTCCGCCCGGTACATGCTCGCCTGCTGCCTGGAAAAGAAAGGGCTTATCGCAGAGGCGTTACAGGAGTACCGCTACATTCTCAAGACCAGCCCTAATCTCACCGAGCCTCGCATCTCCTCCGCCCAGTGTATGGAACGGCTGGGCCGGAACCTCGAAGCCATCGGGGAGTACCGGGCGGCGCTCGAATCCGATCCCGGGCGGGTGGATGTGCGGGCCACTCTGGCGAGGCTGCTGGAGCGGGAAGGCCTGATCGGAGACGCTATCGAGGAGTACCGGTTCATCACTGGCCAGGACCCGGAGAACATAGACTTCCGCCTTCGCCTCGCCGGGTGTCTGGACCGTAAAGGCCTGATCGCCGAGGCTATAAGGGAATATTCTGCCATACTACGCATGAGCCCGGAAAACCGGGCTGCAGCTTCCCGGCTAGAGAAAATCCGTCAGGATCACGCCCGCCTCTCTGCAGTCGCAGACCGTTACTTCGCCATAGTAGCTGAGTGCAGCCCTGAAGAAGATGCGCTCTTTAAACGTGGTGTCAGCCTGTACGTCGAGGGCGGGTATGACGATGCCATCGCCTGCTTCGGCTACATCGCCGATGCAGCCGGACCTTCCGAGGCCCGGGCCCATTTTGCCGGCAGCCTGGCCCTGATCCGAAAAGGGGTCCTGGATGCGGCCGAGTCCGGGCTTAAAAAAGCGGCATGGGCCCGGGACGACTTCGCCGAAGCCCACTTTTTACTTGGCCTGCTCCACGAGCGACAGGGCCTCCTCTACGAAGCCTTCCAGGCCTACGGCGAAGCCCTCAAACACCAGCCCGACCTGCACGAGGCTAAAGTCAGGCTCAGAGCTGTGGTTGGAGACCAGGGTTAA
- the purL gene encoding phosphoribosylformylglycinamidine synthase subunit PurL: MPFRIEIALGPGYRDAAGESVKNAIKSNLDIAVDDIRTIKVFTINANLTDAEKEAVASGPFSDAVAQRYSVDRPLASDFDWLVEVGYLPGVTDNEGKTGREAIEDRLGRKLGADESVHTSTQYLINGNLTRAQVETICRQLLGNELIERFDVIDGRSWDAQKGIPARVPLVKDTHQPRVAEIDLDVSDDELIAISRKGTLALTLEEMKAIRDYFKQPEVLAERRNLGLGPRPTDVELETLAQTWSEHCKHKIFNATIDYVENGKHTEIKSLFKSCIRKSTEEISKEKGWLVSVFKDNAGIIKFTDDYNVAFKVETHNSPSALDPYGGAITGIVGCDRDSAGTGKGAKLIAHTDVLCFASPYYKGRLPPRIFHPRRIMEGVVRGIKDGGNKCGVPTINGAILFDDRYGGKPLVYCGSLGLMPATINGEPSEDKYVKPGTFIVMAGGRIGKDGIHGATFSSEELHEGSPATAVQIGDPITQKKMLDMLLEARDQGLYTCITDNGAGGLSSSVGETAQFSGGCEIYLEKAPLKYHGLDPWEILLSEAQERMTLAVPPEKLDAFMSLAKRRGVEATVVGKYTDTGKFHVFYDGRTVASIDMDFLHDGLPEMRLQAEWKPVQRTEPELPTEGLTMYLQDLMSDLNIASKEWVIRQYDHEVQGGSVIKPLTGKDNDGPGDAGVIRPLLDRMAGIAVSNGINPYYGDIDTYHMTACAIDEAIRNIIAVGGSLRQIALLDNFCWCDPIYDPEKTPDGKYKLAQLVRANQALYDYTTAFGTPCISGKDSMKNDYKLKGEDGKEYKISIPPTVLFSAVGVVPDVRKCVTMDAKMAGDLVYAVGMTKDELGGSRFYNLLGHTGNNVPKVDAAMAKKIYDAMSGAIDAGLVASCHDCSDGGLAVALAETAFSGGFGMEIDLNRVPAERLFRDAQVLFSESASRFVVTVAPDKAKAFEQAMEGVPCALIGSVREDDRFLVNGLNGTRVIDTVIGALKESWQYPLRW; this comes from the coding sequence ATGCCGTTCAGGATTGAGATCGCCCTTGGGCCCGGTTACCGGGATGCTGCGGGGGAAAGCGTGAAAAACGCCATCAAGAGTAACTTAGACATCGCCGTGGATGATATTCGCACCATCAAGGTCTTCACCATCAATGCAAACCTGACTGATGCGGAGAAAGAAGCGGTTGCCTCAGGCCCGTTCTCCGATGCAGTGGCCCAGCGATACTCTGTCGATCGCCCGCTGGCGAGCGACTTCGACTGGCTGGTCGAGGTCGGCTATCTGCCCGGTGTCACGGATAACGAGGGCAAGACCGGCAGGGAAGCCATCGAAGACCGGCTCGGCCGGAAGCTCGGCGCAGACGAATCGGTTCACACTTCCACACAGTACCTGATCAACGGCAACCTCACCCGCGCCCAGGTGGAGACTATCTGCAGGCAACTGCTGGGTAACGAGCTGATCGAGCGCTTCGACGTGATCGACGGGCGCTCCTGGGATGCGCAGAAAGGCATTCCCGCGAGGGTCCCTCTTGTCAAGGACACTCACCAGCCTCGCGTGGCGGAGATCGATCTCGATGTCTCCGACGATGAGCTCATAGCTATCAGCCGGAAAGGGACGCTCGCCCTGACTCTGGAAGAGATGAAAGCGATCCGGGACTACTTCAAGCAGCCGGAAGTACTCGCCGAGCGCAGGAACCTCGGGCTGGGCCCGAGGCCGACCGACGTCGAGCTCGAGACGCTGGCCCAGACCTGGAGCGAGCACTGCAAGCACAAGATCTTCAACGCGACCATCGACTACGTGGAGAACGGCAAGCATACGGAGATCAAGAGCCTTTTCAAGTCCTGCATCCGTAAGTCCACCGAAGAGATCTCAAAAGAAAAGGGCTGGCTCGTATCAGTATTTAAAGATAATGCGGGCATCATCAAATTCACGGACGACTATAATGTCGCTTTCAAGGTAGAGACCCATAACAGCCCCTCTGCGCTGGACCCTTACGGCGGTGCTATCACCGGCATCGTGGGCTGCGACAGGGACTCGGCAGGCACCGGCAAGGGCGCCAAACTCATCGCTCACACCGACGTGCTGTGCTTCGCCTCTCCCTACTACAAAGGCCGCCTCCCGCCCAGGATTTTCCATCCCAGGAGGATTATGGAAGGTGTGGTCAGAGGCATCAAGGACGGGGGCAACAAGTGCGGCGTCCCCACCATTAACGGCGCCATCCTGTTCGACGACCGGTATGGCGGCAAGCCGCTGGTATACTGCGGTTCCCTCGGCCTTATGCCGGCCACCATCAACGGCGAGCCGTCTGAAGACAAGTACGTCAAGCCCGGCACTTTTATCGTCATGGCCGGCGGGCGGATAGGTAAGGATGGCATCCACGGCGCCACCTTCTCTTCCGAAGAGCTACACGAAGGCTCCCCGGCGACCGCAGTCCAGATCGGCGATCCCATCACCCAGAAGAAGATGCTGGACATGCTGCTCGAAGCCCGGGATCAGGGCCTGTACACCTGCATCACCGACAACGGCGCAGGCGGGCTGTCCTCCTCGGTCGGAGAGACAGCCCAGTTCTCCGGCGGGTGCGAGATCTACCTGGAGAAGGCGCCGCTCAAATACCACGGCTTAGACCCATGGGAGATTCTGCTCTCCGAAGCCCAGGAGCGCATGACGCTCGCAGTGCCACCCGAGAAGCTCGACGCTTTCATGTCCCTGGCGAAGCGCAGGGGTGTCGAGGCTACCGTGGTCGGCAAGTACACTGACACTGGCAAGTTCCATGTGTTCTACGATGGCAGGACTGTCGCGTCTATCGACATGGATTTCCTGCATGACGGCCTGCCCGAAATGAGGCTGCAGGCAGAGTGGAAGCCTGTCCAGCGCACCGAGCCGGAGTTGCCGACAGAGGGCCTGACCATGTACCTTCAGGACCTGATGTCCGATCTGAACATCGCCAGCAAGGAATGGGTCATCCGACAGTACGACCACGAAGTGCAGGGAGGCTCAGTCATCAAGCCGCTCACCGGCAAGGATAACGATGGCCCGGGAGACGCCGGCGTCATCCGTCCCCTCTTAGACCGCATGGCCGGCATCGCCGTGTCCAACGGCATCAACCCGTACTACGGCGACATCGATACCTATCACATGACTGCCTGCGCCATCGACGAGGCGATCAGGAACATCATCGCCGTCGGCGGCAGCCTCAGACAGATCGCCCTGCTGGATAACTTCTGCTGGTGCGATCCGATCTACGACCCGGAGAAGACGCCGGATGGCAAGTATAAGCTGGCTCAGCTTGTGAGGGCAAATCAGGCGCTGTACGACTACACTACGGCATTTGGCACTCCATGTATCTCGGGTAAGGACTCCATGAAGAACGACTACAAGTTGAAAGGCGAAGACGGGAAAGAATACAAGATATCTATCCCGCCGACAGTGCTCTTCTCTGCAGTGGGAGTCGTGCCTGACGTGAGAAAGTGCGTCACGATGGACGCCAAGATGGCGGGAGATCTGGTCTACGCCGTGGGCATGACGAAGGACGAGCTCGGCGGGTCACGGTTCTACAATTTGCTCGGGCATACAGGGAACAACGTGCCTAAAGTGGATGCTGCAATGGCGAAGAAGATTTACGACGCCATGTCGGGAGCTATCGATGCCGGCCTTGTAGCATCATGCCACGACTGCTCCGATGGCGGCCTGGCAGTCGCTCTGGCAGAAACAGCCTTCTCCGGCGGCTTCGGCATGGAGATCGACCTGAACCGGGTGCCGGCAGAGCGGCTCTTCCGGGATGCCCAGGTGCTCTTCTCCGAGTCGGCGAGCAGGTTCGTGGTCACGGTCGCCCCGGACAAAGCGAAGGCGTTCGAGCAGGCCATGGAAGGCGTGCCCTGTGCCCTCATCGGCAGTGTAAGGGAAGACGACAGGTTCCTGGTGAACGGCCTGAACGGCACAAGGGTGATCGACACCGTGATCGGAGCACTCAAAGAGTCGTGGCAGTACCCGCTGAGGTGGTAA
- a CDS encoding phosphoribosylformylglycinamidine synthase subunit PurQ, translated as MAGKVKSLVLTGYGINSEVETAYANTLAGADAKIVHINDVIDGLVKVDDYHLLNFPGGFSYGDDLGSGKAFANKVLYAKTPTGPMIDHIQKFIDDGKLIIGICNGFQILVKMGLLPAFDKNYTGQTATVFYNDKGFRDQWVRLKVNTESQCVFTRGISRIDMPVRHGEGKFIPGSQEVLARLWKNGHVALQYADSAYQPTQQFPDNPNGSVDAIAGICDETGRVFGLMPHPEAFNHITNHPQYTRLREQASRKGIALKEEGDGIKVWRNAVEYIEANLL; from the coding sequence ATGGCAGGAAAGGTAAAATCGCTGGTTCTCACTGGCTACGGTATCAACAGCGAGGTAGAGACGGCATACGCTAACACCCTTGCAGGAGCAGACGCTAAGATCGTCCACATCAACGACGTCATCGACGGGCTGGTGAAGGTAGACGACTACCACCTGCTCAACTTCCCGGGAGGCTTCTCCTATGGCGATGACCTCGGCAGCGGAAAAGCGTTCGCGAACAAAGTACTGTACGCGAAGACCCCGACAGGGCCGATGATCGATCACATTCAAAAGTTCATCGACGACGGCAAGCTGATCATCGGCATCTGCAACGGCTTCCAGATCCTGGTGAAGATGGGCCTGCTGCCCGCTTTCGATAAGAATTACACCGGGCAGACCGCAACAGTCTTCTACAACGACAAAGGCTTCAGAGACCAGTGGGTCCGCCTGAAGGTGAACACCGAGTCGCAGTGCGTCTTTACTCGTGGTATCAGCCGCATCGACATGCCCGTGAGGCACGGCGAGGGCAAGTTCATCCCCGGCAGCCAGGAGGTGCTGGCCCGCCTGTGGAAGAACGGCCACGTGGCTCTACAGTATGCCGACTCTGCTTATCAGCCCACCCAGCAGTTCCCCGATAACCCGAACGGCTCGGTCGACGCCATCGCGGGAATCTGTGACGAGACCGGCAGGGTCTTCGGCCTGATGCCTCACCCCGAAGCGTTCAATCACATTACTAATCACCCGCAGTATACCCGTCTCCGGGAACAGGCTTCCCGTAAAGGCATAGCGCTGAAAGAAGAAGGCGACGGTATCAAGGTGTGGCGGAACGCGGTCGAGTACATCGAAGCGAACCTGCTCTAA